A section of the Citrobacter farmeri genome encodes:
- the tehB gene encoding tellurite resistance methyltransferase TehB, translating to MTLRDENYFTEKYDLTRTHSEVLEAVRVVKPGKTLDLGCGNGRNSLYLAAKGYDVTAWDKNPMSIANVERIKAAEGLGNLQAKVVDLNALTFEGEYDFILSTVVLMFLEAKTIPGLIDNMQRCTKPGGYNLIVAAMDTADFPCTVGFPFAFKEGELRRYYEGWELLKYNEDVGELHRTDANGNRIRLRFATLLARKTA from the coding sequence ATGACCCTTCGTGACGAAAATTACTTCACTGAAAAATACGACTTAACCCGCACGCATTCTGAAGTTCTGGAGGCGGTGAGGGTCGTCAAACCGGGAAAAACGCTGGATCTGGGCTGTGGCAATGGCCGCAACAGTCTGTATCTGGCGGCGAAGGGTTATGACGTGACCGCGTGGGATAAAAACCCGATGAGCATTGCCAACGTCGAGCGGATCAAAGCGGCTGAAGGGCTGGGCAATCTCCAGGCGAAAGTCGTGGATCTCAACGCCCTGACGTTTGAGGGTGAATATGATTTTATTCTCTCCACCGTGGTACTGATGTTCCTGGAAGCCAAAACAATTCCGGGTTTAATTGACAATATGCAGCGTTGCACAAAGCCCGGTGGTTATAACCTGATCGTTGCCGCCATGGATACCGCGGATTTTCCATGCACCGTGGGTTTCCCGTTTGCTTTTAAAGAAGGGGAACTTCGTCGTTATTACGAAGGCTGGGAATTACTGAAATATAATGAAGATGTCGGTGAGCTGCATCGTACTGATGCTAATGGCAATCGAATCAGGCTACGTTTTGCCACGCTGCTGGCACGTAAAACAGCCTAA
- the tehA gene encoding dicarboxylate transporter/tellurite-resistance protein TehA, whose protein sequence is MSNSKSNDRVLNLPAGYFGMVLGTIGMGFAWRYASQIWPVSHWFGDGLVILAMIIWGLLTLAFITRLIRFPHSVIAEIRHPVMSSFVSLFPATTMLVAIGFVPWCRPLAIGLFGIGVVIQLVYAAWQTAGLWRGSHPQEATTPGLYLPTVANNFISAMACGALGYTDAGLVFLGAGVFSWLSLEPVILQRLRSAGELPAALRTSLGIQLAPALVACSAWLSVNGGVGDTLAKMLFGYGLLQLLFMLRLMPWYLSQPFNASFWSFSFGVSALATTGLHLGHASTAGFFHTLAVPLFIFTNVIIALLLVRTFALLMQGKLLIRTARTALLKSEDKK, encoded by the coding sequence GACGATTGGAATGGGGTTTGCCTGGCGCTATGCCAGCCAAATCTGGCCCGTCAGCCACTGGTTCGGCGACGGTCTGGTGATTCTGGCGATGATAATCTGGGGGCTGCTGACGCTGGCGTTTATCACGCGCCTGATCCGCTTTCCGCACAGCGTGATCGCTGAGATTCGCCATCCGGTGATGAGCAGTTTTGTCAGCCTGTTTCCCGCCACCACGATGCTGGTGGCGATTGGCTTTGTACCGTGGTGTCGTCCGCTGGCGATTGGCCTGTTTGGCATCGGGGTGGTCATTCAACTGGTTTATGCCGCGTGGCAGACCGCCGGACTGTGGCGCGGTTCGCATCCACAGGAGGCGACAACACCCGGACTCTACTTACCAACGGTCGCTAACAACTTCATCAGCGCGATGGCCTGCGGCGCATTAGGCTATACCGATGCCGGACTGGTCTTTTTAGGGGCTGGCGTTTTTTCCTGGCTGAGCCTGGAGCCGGTGATTTTGCAGCGTTTGCGCAGTGCCGGTGAATTACCTGCTGCTTTGCGGACTTCGCTTGGGATCCAACTGGCTCCCGCACTGGTGGCCTGTAGCGCCTGGTTGAGCGTCAACGGGGGCGTGGGCGACACGCTGGCGAAAATGTTATTTGGTTACGGCCTGCTGCAACTTCTGTTTATGCTCCGCCTGATGCCCTGGTATCTGTCGCAACCGTTTAACGCCTCGTTCTGGAGTTTCTCGTTCGGCGTGTCGGCGCTGGCGACCACGGGGTTGCATCTCGGCCACGCCAGCACCGCTGGCTTTTTTCACACGCTGGCGGTGCCGCTGTTCATCTTTACCAATGTTATCATCGCATTATTGCTGGTACGTACGTTCGCACTGCTGATGCAGGGAAAACTGCTCATTCGCACAGCGCGCACGGCATTACTGAAATCTGAGGATAAGAAATGA
- a CDS encoding DUF3313 domain-containing protein: MRTHTLFKVAVLTGLLALSGCASKVTQPDKYSGFLKDYSGLKETKSATGHPVLRWVDPSYSETKYDNIVWNPITYYPTPKPTTQVGQKVLDQLLNYTNTKLKTAVGQRKPLVTTPGPRSLIFRGAITGVDTSKEGLQFYEVVPVALVVAGTQMATGHRTMDTHLYFEGELIDAATNKPVIKVVRQGEGKDLNNQSTPMAFENLKQVVDDMATDATMFDINRK; encoded by the coding sequence ATGCGTACTCATACTTTATTTAAAGTTGCAGTGCTTACGGGTTTACTGGCCTTATCCGGCTGTGCATCAAAAGTCACACAGCCAGATAAATATTCTGGTTTTTTAAAAGACTACTCAGGTCTTAAGGAAACAAAATCCGCTACCGGGCATCCGGTATTACGTTGGGTCGATCCCAGCTACAGCGAAACCAAATATGACAACATTGTCTGGAATCCCATAACCTATTATCCGACACCGAAACCGACCACTCAGGTCGGTCAGAAAGTGCTCGATCAACTGCTGAATTATACCAATACAAAACTGAAAACTGCCGTCGGTCAACGTAAGCCGCTGGTGACCACGCCAGGGCCGCGTAGCCTGATTTTCCGCGGGGCGATCACCGGGGTGGATACCAGTAAAGAAGGGCTGCAATTCTATGAAGTGGTGCCTGTGGCGCTGGTGGTTGCTGGTACGCAAATGGCAACCGGTCACCGTACTATGGACACCCATCTCTACTTTGAAGGCGAGCTAATCGATGCGGCGACCAATAAGCCGGTGATTAAAGTCGTTCGTCAGGGCGAAGGTAAAGACCTGAACAACCAGAGCACGCCGATGGCGTTTGAGAACCTGAAACAGGTTGTGGATGACATGGCGACGGATGCCACCATGTTTGACATAAACCGGAAATGA